Part of the Gordonia crocea genome is shown below.
GTGAAGGTGCCGACCAGGTTCGTGGTGACGAACGGCGAGGGGTCGTTGAGCGAGTTGTCGTTGTGCGACTCCGCGGCGAAGTGCACGACGAGGTCGGCCTGCCCGACCAACCCGTCGACGAGCTCGGCGTCGGCGATGTCACCGACGACCAGCCGCACCTGGTCGGAAACCGGATCCAGCGAGCCCGGATCGGCGGCATAGGTGAGCTTGTCGAGGATGGTGATCTCGGCGTCGTCGCGGGTGGCCAGGGTGCGGAGCACGAAGTTGACGCCGATGAATCCGGCGCCCCCGGTGACCAGTACCCGCATGGTGCTCCCCGCTCGAGACGGCAGTGTTGCCGCGGTCCAGTCTAGTAGGCCGATAGCCTGGGGTGATGCGCGGAATCATCCTGGCCGGCGGCACCGGCTCCCGGCTGCACCCGATCACCCAGGGGGTGAGCAAGCAGCTGGTCCCGGTCTACGACAAGCCGATGGTCTACTACCCGCTGTCGACGTTGATGTTGGCCGGGATCACCGACATCCTCATCATCACCACGCCGCAGGACCGGCCGGCCTTCGAAAACCTACTGGGCGACGGCTCCCGGTTCGGCATCTCGCTGGACTATGCGGTGCAGCCGTCCCCCGACGGGTTGGCGCAGGCCTTCGTCCTCGGCGCCGACCACATCGGCGGTGACTCGGTCGCTCTGGTGTTGGGGGACAACATCTTCTACGGACCCGGCCTCGGCAGTCGCCTGGCGGCGCACCGCGACCTCGTCGGCGGCGCCATCTTCGCCTACTGGGTCGCCGACCCCGGCGCCTACGGCGTGGTGGAGTTTGACGACTCGGGCACCGCGGTCTCGTTGGAGGAGAAGCCCGCGCGGCCGCGGTCGAACTTCGCCGTCCCCGGGTTGTACTTCTACGACAACGACGTCATCGAGATCGCGCGGTCGCTGCAGCCCAGCGCGCGCGGCGAGTACGAGATCACCGACGTCAACCAGCACTATCTGCAGCGCGGCGCGTTGCAGGTGACGGTCCTCCCGCGCGGCACGGCCTGGTTGGACACCGGTACCTTCGACTCGCTGCTCGACGCCGGGAACTTTGTGCGGACCGTCGAGCAACGCCAGGGACTCAAGATCGCCGTGCCCGAGGAAATCGCGTGGCGCCAGGGCTGGCTCACCGACGAGGAGGTGCGCCACCGTGCCGTCGGCCTCGCCAAGTCCGGCTACGGGGACTACCTCCTGGATCTGTTGGAACGGGGAAAAGGCTTCTAGCGCATGGAGATTCGCGAACTGTCCGTCAACGGTGCCTGGGAGTTCACGCCGGTTCAGCACGGTGACAGCAGAGGGGTGTTCCTCGAGGCGTTCAAAGCCCCGCTGCTGGCGGAGGTGATCGGCCACGATCTGGACCTGGCGCAGGTCAACGTGTCGGTGTCGGCGGCCGGTTCGGTGCGCGGCGTCCACTTCGCCGATGTGCCGCCCGGACAGGCCAAGTACGTCACGTGCGTCGCCGGTGCCGTGCTCGACGTCATCGTCGACATCCGGGTCGGCTCACCGACTTTCGGCCACCACGACACCGTTCTCCTCGACGACACCGACCGCCGCGCGGTGTACCTGGCCGAAGGGCTGGGGCATGCGTTCTGCTCACTCGCCGACGGCTCGACCGTCGCCTATCTGTGCTCCACCGGCTACAACCCGGGCGCCGAGCACGGCGTCAACCCGATGGATCCGGCGCTGGGGATCGACTGGCCGACCACCGCGCGCGACGGCTCACGGCTGACATTCGAGTTGTCGGCGAAGGACACCGCGGCACCGACCTTGGCCCAAGCCCGCGAACAGGGATTGTTGCCCGAGTACGACGCGGTCGTGGCCTATCTGGCGCAGCGAGCCCTGCTCGACCAGTAGCAGCCCTTATTCCGACAATTCGGACATCGACCGCGGGTGGGGGTCGCCCGGGCGTACGGTTCGCCTACCCGTGGAGGCGGTGGGCCTTCACCCGCACCGTGGAGGTCGATCATGGCCGGAAGGCGTCGTCGGAGGATTTTGGGTGGCGTGGCGGCCGCGGGGCTGACACTGGCCCTTGTTGGCGCGTGTGGCTCGGAGGACCCTGCACCGTACCGGGAATCGTTGAGCGCCACGCAGGCTGCCCAGGCCACACGGGCGGCCAACGAGCAGTTCATGCGCGACTACATGCAGACCGGGGCGTTGTCGGCGGTGCAGCCCGGGCCCGCCAGGGCAAAGATCGTCGACGAGTTCGGCCGCAAGACGTGCCCGGGTTCGCCGGCGGCAGAAAACCTCGTCCGCCTCCGGGCGGCGATGGACCGGTTCACCTACGTCCCCGGTGTCCACGCGGAGGTTGTCGGAGTGTTCTCGGAGAGAGGGAAGGACGCCAGTGTCATCGCGATCGCGCGGGACGTCGATCCGGCTAAGAAGACGAAGCCGGCGTCGAAGGTCTTCCGGGTGGAACTAGGCGAGAATGCGGGCAAGACCTGTGTGCGGAAAGAGACGACGCTCTGACCGGCGGATTCGTTGCGTCTCGCCACTATCGAAAGTTTTCCCGTTGAAAGCTTGAATGTTCAGACTCTGGGTCGGTCTCGGGCGTACTGTTCGCCTACCCGTGTAGGCGCCCGGCCTCGCAGGTGGTCGAGGAGGATGACGATGACCGAAAAGCGCCGTAGGGGAGCGTGTTTGGCGGCGGTACTCGCGGCGGTGGCGGCTGGAGCCGTTGTCACCGGCTGCGGGAGCGACGAGGCGGCGAACTATCAATCCCAGTTGAGCTCGGTGCAGGCCAAACAGGCGACGGCCGAGTCCAACGAGAAGTTCGCCACCGAAATCGTCCAGGGGGACCAGCACCTCAACAACGTCGCGGGTGCGGCCCGGATGGCGGAGTTCGATGCGTTGGCCGCCAAGATGTGCCCCGGTTCGACGGCCGCGAAGCGATTGGCCAAGCTGAAGTCGGACGGCAAGGTGGAGGGCTTCGGCTACTTCCCGGCCAAGAAGACCGAGATCGTCGGGGCGTGGACCGAGAAGGATCCTAACAACGTCATGGTCGTCGCGACCAACCGCTTCCCTGAAGACTCGCAGGCCAAGAAGTCGACCATGGCGATCCGGGTCAGTCTCGGTGCCGACGGCGGTCGCACCTGCGCGCAAGACATGACACGACAGTGAGGTGAGGGCGATGTCTCAACGGCACCTCGTTCGCGCGTTGGTCGTGACCGCCGTCGGCGCGGGCCTGGCCGTGTCAGTGGTCGGTTGCGCCTCCGACGACGGCGCGCAGTACCAGACCCAGCTGAGTTCCATCCAGGCCCAGCAGTCGGCGCAGGAGGCCACGGTGGCGGCGGCCCGCGGCTTTACCCAGGACCTGGGGCCGGTCTATGCGCTCCCGCCGGGGCCCGAGCGCGCGAAGTGGTTTGAGAAGTCCATGTCCACCGCCTGCCCGGGATCGGAAACCGCGAAGGAATATCAGAAGTCGAAAGACACTGGCTGGATCGACCGGCTCCAGCACCAGCCGGGCACCAAGACCGAGGTCATCGGTGCCTTCCCCGACAAGAACCCAGGCGAGGTCATCGTCGTCGCTCGCACGCTGGGTCTGACTCCGCCGCCGGGACAGAAGTACTTCGCACAGGTCAGTCGCATGACCATCGGTACCAACGCGGGTAAACCCTGCGTGAGCAAGATTGTCTACCTCTAGGAGCGCAGCGGGAACGGCGGCAGTGCCGGCTCACGCAGCCACGCCTGCCACAGGTCGCCGAGTGCCTGGGAGGAGTGGCCGGCGGCCAACGTCGTGAAGTCCTCGGTGCTGACCGAGCCGTAGCGGTACTTGTCGGTCCAGTGGCGCAGCAGCGCGAAGAAGGATTCGTCGCCGATGCGCAAGCGCAGCGCGTGCAGGGTCAGCGCGCCGCGCTTGTAGACCCAGTCCTCGAACATGAGGTCGGGACCGGGATCGGTGAGCGGCCGCCGCCCGCGTGACGCGGCCAGTTTGGCGTAGTAGTGGTGGGCCCACTCGTCGGCGCTGCGGCCGCCGCTGTGCTCGCTCCACAGCCACTCGGCGTAGCAGGCGAAGCCCTCGTGCAGCCAGATGTCCTTCCAGCGTGCCAGGGTGACCGAGTTGCCGAACCACTGGTGAGCCAATTCGTGGGCGACGAGGCGCTCGGCATCGTTTGCCGGTTCACAGTGATTGGCCCCGAACGTGGAGAACCCCTGTGCCTCCAGCGGGATGTCCAACGGATCCTCGGTGACGACGGCGGTGTAGCGGGGGAACGGGTAGGGGCCGAAAAGCCGGGTGAAGAGGTCGAGCATCTGTACCTGCGGCTCGAACCGGGCACGCGCCTGCGCCCGCAGGGCGCGGGGGGCGACGAGGTCCACCGGGACCGGCGACTTCGCCAGCGAGACCGTCTCGTACTGGCCGATCTGGATCGAGGCGAGGTAGGTGGTCATCGGCTCGGTCTGCTCGAACACCCAGCGTGTCTGCGCGGCCTTGGTGCGTTTCTCGGTCAGCACGCCGTTCGCGACCACCGAGAACGGGGAGTCGGTGGTGATCGCGATGCGGTAGCTGGCCTTGGAGACGGGGTGGTCGTCGCAGGGAAACCACGACGGTGCGCCGTTGGGTTGATTGGCGCACAGCGAACCCGCGGTGAGTTCCTCCCAGCCGACCTCGCCCCAGCGTCCGCGGATCGGGCGGGGGTTCCCGGCGTAGCGCACCTTCACCGACAGGGCGCCGCCCGGCGGCACCGGGGTGGTCGGGGTGACGGTGAGCTTTCCCTTGCGGTGGGTGTGGCGGGCGCGGGCACCGTTCACGAGGACCTGGGTGACGCTCATCGTCGGCGCCAAATCCAGCTGAAGACGGGCCAGATGCGCCTTGGCAGTCGCGGTGATGATTGCCGTTCCGGCCAGCCGGTTCGTGGTCACCTTGTATTGAAGATCGAGATCGTAGCGGGAGACGCGGTAGCCGGTGTTGCCGTTCTCCGGCAGGTAGTCGTCGATGATGTCGTCGGGATTGCCGAGCACGGGGGCCTGTCGTCCGTGCCGGAGGGCACCTGACTTCCCGGGCACGTAGCGCTCCCCTCGCTTCGGCGAATCCCG
Proteins encoded:
- the rfbA gene encoding glucose-1-phosphate thymidylyltransferase RfbA produces the protein MRGIILAGGTGSRLHPITQGVSKQLVPVYDKPMVYYPLSTLMLAGITDILIITTPQDRPAFENLLGDGSRFGISLDYAVQPSPDGLAQAFVLGADHIGGDSVALVLGDNIFYGPGLGSRLAAHRDLVGGAIFAYWVADPGAYGVVEFDDSGTAVSLEEKPARPRSNFAVPGLYFYDNDVIEIARSLQPSARGEYEITDVNQHYLQRGALQVTVLPRGTAWLDTGTFDSLLDAGNFVRTVEQRQGLKIAVPEEIAWRQGWLTDEEVRHRAVGLAKSGYGDYLLDLLERGKGF
- a CDS encoding dTDP-4-dehydrorhamnose 3,5-epimerase family protein, with amino-acid sequence MEIRELSVNGAWEFTPVQHGDSRGVFLEAFKAPLLAEVIGHDLDLAQVNVSVSAAGSVRGVHFADVPPGQAKYVTCVAGAVLDVIVDIRVGSPTFGHHDTVLLDDTDRRAVYLAEGLGHAFCSLADGSTVAYLCSTGYNPGAEHGVNPMDPALGIDWPTTARDGSRLTFELSAKDTAAPTLAQAREQGLLPEYDAVVAYLAQRALLDQ
- a CDS encoding M1 family metallopeptidase — its product is MPGKSGALRHGRQAPVLGNPDDIIDDYLPENGNTGYRVSRYDLDLQYKVTTNRLAGTAIITATAKAHLARLQLDLAPTMSVTQVLVNGARARHTHRKGKLTVTPTTPVPPGGALSVKVRYAGNPRPIRGRWGEVGWEELTAGSLCANQPNGAPSWFPCDDHPVSKASYRIAITTDSPFSVVANGVLTEKRTKAAQTRWVFEQTEPMTTYLASIQIGQYETVSLAKSPVPVDLVAPRALRAQARARFEPQVQMLDLFTRLFGPYPFPRYTAVVTEDPLDIPLEAQGFSTFGANHCEPANDAERLVAHELAHQWFGNSVTLARWKDIWLHEGFACYAEWLWSEHSGGRSADEWAHHYYAKLAASRGRRPLTDPGPDLMFEDWVYKRGALTLHALRLRIGDESFFALLRHWTDKYRYGSVSTEDFTTLAAGHSSQALGDLWQAWLREPALPPFPLRS